A genomic window from Gracilinanus agilis isolate LMUSP501 unplaced genomic scaffold, AgileGrace unplaced_scaffold16324, whole genome shotgun sequence includes:
- the INHBE gene encoding inhibin beta E chain has protein sequence MGYPDAWFLLVLLWAQAAAQRAGPRCPSCGSPTLGPQEERALVLELAKQQILEGLQLSSRPSIPHPPHPAVLARALRRLQSKKVAQMNQVETISFAAETDSFSTPACGSILSFHLSAPLNPPPHHIRLWLHLHPTGAGTPSIQIFQWGLDRGVLGSQTLLAKHRTTTPGWNALTLPSRALESTGSGVLKFKLVCRPHVANSTAARNLLLDRAGHHQPFLVIRTQARAPGGDRAKRRTPTCEPGSPLCCKRDHYVDFQELGWQDWILQPEGYQLNYCSGQCPPHLAGSPGITASFHSAVFNLLKANSPWPSGPSCCVPTARRPLSLLYLDQSGNVVKTDVPDMVVEACGCS, from the exons ATGGGGTACCCAGATGCCTGGTTCCTCCTGGTACTGCTCTGGGCACAAGCAGCAGCTCAGAGGGCAGGTCCTCGGTGCCCATCATGCGGGTCACCCACACTAGGACCCCAGGAAGAGAGGGCCCTGGTCCTGGAGCTGGCCAAGCAGCAGATCTTGGAGGGGCTGCAACTGAGCAGCCGGCCAAGCATACCCCATCCTCCCCACCCTGCAGTCCTGGCCAGAGCTTTAAGGAGACTGCAGTCTAAGAAGGTGGCTCAGATGAACCAGGTGGAGACCATCAGCTTTGCAGCAGAAACAG ACTCCTTCTCCACTCCAGCTTGTGGATCCATCCTCAGCTTCCACCTCTCTGCTCCTCTGAACCCACCTCCACACCACATCCGTCTCTGGCTGCACCTGCATCCCACTGGAGCTGGGACCCCCTCCATTCAAATCTTCCAGTGGGGTTTGGACAGAGGAGTCCTGGGAAGTCAAACCCTGCTGGCTAAGCATCGAACGACCACACCAGGATGGAATGCTCTGACCCTGCCTTCTCGGGCACTAGAGAGCACTGGCTCTGGCGTTCTGAAATTTAAGCTGGTCTGCAGGCCTCACGTGGCCAATAGCACAGCTGCCAGAAACTTACTTCTGGATAGAGCTGGACACCATCAACCCTTCCTGGTGATTAGGACCCAAGCCAGGGCACCTGGAGGGGATCGGGCCAAGAGAAGGACCCCTACGTGTGAGCCTGGGAGCCCTCTATGCTGCAAGCGAGACCACTATGTAGACTTCCAGGAACTGGGCTGGCAAGATTGGATCTTGCAGCCTGAGGGGTACCAGCTAAATTATTGTAGTGGACAGTGCCCCCCACACCTGGCTGGAAGCCCAGGCATTACCGCCTCCTTCCACTCTGCTGTCTTCAACCTCCTCAAAGCCAACAGTCCCTGGCCATCTGGCCCGTCTTGCTGTGTCCCCACAGCCCGTCGGCCACTCTCCCTCCTCTACCTTGACCAGAGTGGCAATGTGGTCAAGACCGATGTACCCGATATGGTGGTGGAAGCCTGTGGTTGTAGCTAG